CTGCCATAAATTTTGCCTCCTTCAATAGAGGTTTCATTGTTCTTGCTAAAAACAATACCTGTTGCAAAATGTATAACAGATTTTCATAAAAAGCAAATTTTCTAGTTAAATTAATTGAAAATAGTTAGTCTGAACAGATATATGCTAGAAAAGCTGTGTGTGTTTCCGAGCGATAAATTTAGGAAAGTCACTACTCAAGACGTTCACCTTCCCTTAAATTATGCATGAAGAAAATGATTCTACCTTAAGGCTTCAATCACTTGATAACCATTAGATAATGGTTCAGCGCCCTCACTAATCATATTATTTGGCCCTTCCGATAATCGAGAAGTAATTGGGCCAGGAACGGCATATACATCTTTACCGTGCTCCAAAGCATGTTCAACCGTACTCATCGTTCCACTTTTCTTTGCTGCTTCTGTGACGATAATCGCATTTGCTAATCCGCTAATAATTCGATTTCTCATTGGAAAAGTCCATCTTTCTGGCCTGACATAAGGTGGATATTCTGTAACTAATAAATGATTTTTCCCTATTTCATCTTTTAAAGCACTATTTTCTTTTGGATATATATGAAATAGTCCATGACCAAGCACAGCAATTGTCTTGCCACCATATTTTATAGCAGACTGGTGTGCAAATGTGTCTGCCCCACTAGCCAATCCAGAAACGATGATCACATTATTTTTTACTAAAGGAGGGACAATAAAAGTTAAAGATTTTTCCGAATAAAACGTCGCTTTTCTTGAACCTATAATCGAAACCTTCATTTTTTCAGCCAATAACTGGGCGTCACCTTGTACGTATAACACGGCCGGCGGATCAAACATTGTTAATAAACTTTTAGGATATAAGGGATTTGTGAAAGGGATGGGGATAATGCCATAAGAATCATATAACTCTTCAAAAGGGAGTGCGGAGTTTACAACTACACTCGCATTTATTTTACTAGCTTTCTTCGGTGTTACATTGAGAATAAACGCTAGTTTTTCAGTTGGAAATGTTAAATACTGCATAAGCTCTGGGTCTACTTCATATAACCTCGTAAACCGATTGGCAGGGACAGGGAAAACGTAATGAAGTGCCAATAATCTTTTTTCAACTTCCGATAAATTCATTGACATTCCTCCTTACGAGAAAAAAGCACAGCGTATTATCAGAATACGCTGTACTATTTATTTTAATGGGTTTTACACTTTTCGTAAAGACCTTTTTCTTTAATAACTTTAATGAGTGTTTCTCCGATAACAGAAGGTGTATCTGCAGTTTCAACGCCTGCAGCATTAAGTGCTTTAATTTTATCTGCAGCAGTTCCTTTACCGCCAGAAATAATTGCACCTGCATGCCCCATACGTTTTCCTTCTGGAGCTGTTTGTCCACCGATAAAGCCAACAACTGGCTTCGTCATATTCTCTTTGATCCACGCTGCCGCTTCTTCTTCAGCTGTTCCACCGATTTCACCAATCATAACAACTGCGTATGTTTCTGGATCTTCGTTGAATTCTTTTAGAACATCGATAAAGTTTGTCCCATTAACTGGGTCTCCACCGATTCCAACAGCTGTCGTTTGACCAATACCTGCTTGTGAAAGCTGGTGAACTGCTTCATATGTGAGCGTTCCAGAACGAGATACAACACCTATGTGACCTTTTGTATGAATATATCCTGGCATAATACCAATTTTACACTCATCCGCTGTAATCACACCTGGACAGTTCGGTCCAACAAGACGTGTTTTCTTACCCTCCATATAACGCTTCACTTTAACCATATCTAAGATTGGGATGTGCTCTGTAATACAAATCGCCATGTCTAATTCAGCATCTACCGCTTCCATGATTGCATCTGCTGCAAACGGAGCAGGAACGTAGATAACTGAGACGTTTGCGCCTGTTTCTTTTACTGCTTCTTCAACTGTATTAAAAACAGGTACACCTTCTGCAGTTTCCCCACCACGACCTGGTGTCACACCCGCTACGATTTTCGTACCGTAGTCAAGCATTTCTTTGGTATGGAAAAGTGCTGTAGAACCTGTAATTCCTTGTACGAGAACTTTTGTATCTTTATTAATATAAATACTCATGTTTGTCCCTGCCTTTCTTAGCCTACGAGTTCAACAATCTTTTGTGCACCGTCTGCCATTGAACCAGCAGCGATGATGTTAAGTCCTGATTCGTTCAGTAATTCTTTTCCTTTGTCAACATTCGTACCTTCTAGACGTACGACTAATGGGACTTGAAGACCAACTTCTTTCGCAGCTGTAATAACACCTTCTGCGATAACGTCACACTTCATAATTCCACCGAAAATATTGACGAAAATGCCTTTTACCGCTTCATCTGAAAGGATGATTTTGAACGCCTCTGTAACCTTTTCAGCTGTTGCACCACCACCAACGTCTAGGAAGTTAGCTGGTGACCCGCCGTAATAATTGATTGTATCCATCGTTGCCATCGCAAGGCCGGCGCCATTTACCATACACCCGATATTTCCGTCAAGTGCAATATAGCTGAGGTCATATTTCGATGCTTCGATTTCTTTTGGATCTTCTTCGTCAAAGTCACGAAGTTCTACGATATCTTTATGACGATATAATGCACTTTCATCAAAGTTAAACTTTGCATCAAGTGCTAAAATGTCGTCTTCTGCCGTAACAACTAGAGGATTAATTTCCACTGTTGATGCGTCTTTATCGATGAAAACGTTGTATAGACCTGACATAAATTTCACTGCTTTGTTAACAAGATGTTTAGGAATGTTCATGTTGAATGCCATACGACGTGCTTGGAATCCAGTTAATCCAACGACTGGATCGATGATTTCTTTGAAGATCTTTTCAGGCGTTTCTTCTGCAACCGCTTCAATATCAACGCCACCTTCTTCAGATCCCATTAGTACGACACGATCAGTTGCACTATCCAATACAAGGCCTATGTAATATTCTTTTTCAATGTTTGAGCCTTCTTCGATTAGTAAGCGCTTTACTTCCTTACCTTCAGGACCCGTCTGTTCAGTTACGAGAATTTTACCAAGTAATTCTTTTGCATATGCACGTACTTCGTCAAGATTTTTTGCTATCTTAACCCCACCGGCTTTGCCTCGGCCACCCGCGTGGATTTGTGCTTTTACAACGAATACGTCAGTCGCTAGTTGTTTCGCTGCTTTAACTGCTTCTTCAGGTGAAAACGCGACAATTCCGTTTGAAACAGCTACACCATAATTACGTAAAAGCTGTTTACCTTGATATTCATGGATATTCATCTTACATCCTCCAATCAAACTTGTAACTCTTAATCTACTACCATATCTATTGTAGTAAACATGTCATATAATGTCTACATATGACTACCGAATGTCAAAAGTCGTCATAATCTTTTAGCGTTTTCCAACTCATGCTCTCTCTCAATTTGATAGACATAAGCAAACACTTCAGATACCGCTTGATAAAGTTCTTCAGGTATAGATTCCTCGATATTTAATTGCCCAAGTAACTCAACTAAACTTGCATCTTCTTGTATCGGAACATCGTGTTCTAACGCTTTAGCTAATATGTTTTCCGCGATTTTCCCTTTACCCTTTGCGACAACCTTTGGAGCATCTGATTCACTCGAATCATATGACAGTGCAATGGCTTCTTTTCGCTCAAACCTATTATTTGTCATACTCGAAAATCAACCCCTCCCTCATCGTATGCGGTGACGTTTTTCAATGGCTGACTACTTTTTTTATCGACTATAAAACTTTTAAAGAAGACGCCAGAAAGTTGGTAACCAACTGACTCTAAACCATCCCTTAACCTTTCTTGCAAAGGTTGTCCAATCTCTGGTAATGTCGAGTCTTCATTATATACTGTAACCGTAACAATTCGATTTTGAACCTGCATATCCACTACAGTTTTTTGTAATGAATGAAGGTTTAAATAGAATAATATCCTTGCAAAGTCTGCGTCAATTTTTTCATTGTCTCTCATCCTCCCATTCCACTGCAGCGTTGCATCAATTTTTTTGCCAAAAAATACGAGCGGAAGTTGCATAATCAGTTGGTGATTAACGCCTTGCTCAACAGATGCTAATGCCGGCCCATTCATTCTAAAAACTAGCTGTTCTGCAAATTTACGGACTGTATTTGTTACATTAGGATCGTTGATGATGGTAAGCAGCTGAGGTTTTAATGACTGTAGGAGTCGGTCAAATTGCACCTCATTTCCAAGTAATAACGCCTCATAATTAAACCCTAATGAGCGAAATATGGTTTGAATTGTTTCTTTCATCACTTTCCCATCTATCGCATTTGAGACTGATGTTTCGGCTAACTGGACTAGCTTTTGAATCCCAACATTGTTAGATCGTTCTGCATTTTGTAACAACGAGGCCACCTTTCCAGTATCGACCGCTCGTTCATCATCGCCAAAAAGGGCCATAAGATCTCGACTCTTCTGGTTCGCGAATTGAATAGGGTTCGTTGATAAATTTTCACCAATCATTTGTAGTAAAGCATTGGCAAATCTCTGCATGACCTTAGGACTCCATTCATTCGAATCATAGGCTTGGTGGATTACTGAGATTAGCTTCCCTTTCTGTTCAATTGAAAGTAATGGCTGTTCTGAAATAAACTTCACTAAGTTTTCCACCCTCGCTGACAAAGAACCCGCATGGTTTATTGATTGCCTATCAGAACTTTTCGTGAATAGCGAAGCGAGTGTGCTTGACAAATTGGGCAGTGACGTTTGACTAGGAAGAACGGTAGATTCCTTTAATAGCTGGAGAACTGAAAAACGTAGCGCCGCATCTTGCTCATTATCTACTAAAACTTGTAATAATTGACCGAGTAATGCGTGACTCGTTGCAAGTGCAAAAGGCTTTTCTATTTGATTAAGCACTTGAATGACCGATGCCCTAGTTTGTGATCCGACAGAAGAGTCCTTTAACAGCGCCGCCTTAAAAGCGTTTACCACTGAGTGTAATCCTTCTTTAGTCGCTACACCTAATAGGGATCGGAATAGTGACTCAGTAAGCGGTAATTTTATTTCAATCATTTGTCGAATGGATAACAATGCCTCATGTTGATTTGTTGAAGGTGTCATTTGCAATAAGTGAACTGCTTGCAATAAATTTTCTCGTGTCATCGGTATATTATTTTTCAAAACAAATGTCAGGAGAGTTGTCATCTCAGGAGATTTAGGTAAATGCATTGCCTGCATTAAGCTCTGTAGTTGCCGTCCAGGATTAGCCTGAGAATCTGTTGGACCTGAAATGATTTTTAATTGCACTTCGGGATTAATTGACGTCACTTGAAAATAATAAGAATCTCCGGCCCGCATCGGCACTTCTAGCTTCGCAACCATTTTCTGCTCACTTATTTGAACTTCAGCTAGTTGGCCTGGAAATAACTGCCTGATTCGTCCATGAATCATTTGCCCTTCATTTAAGACAAGCGGTTTATTGACATTATTTTGCGTAGCAACTTGTGTGCCAATTGAATTCATAAATGGCATGGACAACCCCCTCTCCCTTTCTACCCGCAATTTTGTTTACAAATGCAAGCGCCAGCCCCTCGGGTCACAAGACATCTCGCTGGGGTGGCTGGAGTTCCCCTCCTCGCAAGCCGGCTTGTGCCTGTCGGGGCTAGACGGCGCTTTACACTTTTGATAATGACTTTACTGGTTCGAAGCTTTTTCGGTGGTGAATACATGGACCGTGTTTTTTTAATGCCTCGACATGTTCCGCAGTACCATACCCTGCATTTTTTGCAAATTGATACATGGGAAATTCAGTATGTATGTCGTCCATATAAGTATCTCTCGTCGTTTTCGCTAGGATAGACGCTGCTGCAACAGCTAGACTTTGAGCATCTGCCTTGATGACGGATTCAGTCCGGTAATGACCCGTTAACTGCATGGCATCTACGATAACAAAGTCCGGTGAAACAGATAATGTTTCAACAGCTTTTTCCATTGATAATTTAGTCGCTGAGTATATATTCAATTCGTCAATCACAGTAGCAGGTTGAATATGAATTGAATAGGCGATGGCGATTTCTTTAATCGTTTCAGCAAGCTGTTCTCGCTTTGCTTTTGAAATTGCTTTTGAGTCATCAAGACCTATTAAAGCTTCGCTATCTTCCGGCAATATTACCGCTGCTGTGACGACAGGACCCGCTAAAGGGCCTCTCCCGGCTTCATCAACCCCTGCGACATACGCTTGTTTAAACGGCTTATACGACGCATCAAAGGCTTTTTTTTGCTCATACGACGCTAAGACTTTTAGTCGTTTTTGATAATTCACATACCAACGGTTCAAGGCTTTCTTCACACCGACTCTTTCGTCATTTTCAAGTTCCTTCAACCATGCTGTCGGTTCCTCTATTTCTTTTAATAACGCTTCTATATCCTTCACTGTTTGCATGTAATCACCTTTACTATCTTTTCTTATATTTACTATCGAACATTCGACTCTTTTATTAAGAAAGAGTCAACATGAATAAATTATTGAAACAGAAAAAAGAGTAGCATGTTGCCACTCTTTTATGTATTTCGGGAAACACTTAAAGTTAAAACCGATAAGCCAACCCGATTTTTAATGCAATTCTTCCGTGAGATCGAATGTTAATTTCCCTAGTTGTTCATTGCGAACATCTTGGACAATTAGTTCAGATACTTTATCATAATCGATTTCTCCACCAGTCGTTATGACATTCCGCAGCTGGCCAATATGATCGAACACAGCTATAATTTCATCAGGACTTTCCCCAATTTCCGTGAGTCCGTATTTTTCCTTGAGTCGTTCAGGATAATGTCCTTCTAAAAAGCGAAGCGCAAATAATGCTAAGTCATCCATATTTAACAAGGTATCTTTGATTGCACCTGTTAATGCAAGTTTATAGCCCGCAACTGGATCTTCAAATTTTGGCCATAGAATACCAGGCGTATCTAGTAACTCTAATTCTTTGCCATACTTTATCCATTGTTGCGCTCGTGTTACCCCAGGGGTATTCCCTGTTTTAGCGATATTTCTTTTTGCTAACCTATTAATTAATGTTGACTTTCCAACGTTAGGAATTCCAACAATCATTGCACGAATTGCACCCGGTCGAATGCCTCTGCTTTGCATGCGTTCGATTTTAGGTGCAAGGATTTCTTTGGCAGTTTTCGTAACCTTTTGCAAGCCTTGCCCTTGGAATGAATTGATGGCTACTGCATCCATTCCTTGTTCTTTAAAATACTGAATCCATTTAGTTGTTTCCGCGTTATCTGCTAGGTCTGCTTTATTTAAAATAAGCAGCCTAGGCTTTTGATGAATCACTTCATCAATCATTGGATTTCTCGAAGATAAAGGTAATCTTGCGTCGATTAACTCAAATACAATATCGACAAGTTTCAATTTTTCAGTTACTTCTCTACGTGCTTTTGCCATATGGCCTGGAAACCACTGTATTGTCATGTTTTTCTCTCCTCTCAATCAACGAATCCAAAGTCTTTCATTGGCCAAAAGACAAATTTTGTCTTTCCAATAATTTCATCGATTGGGACCACTCCAATATGACGCGAATCCTTACTTTTTCTTCGGTTGTCGCCTAATACAAATACATGTCCTTCTGGGACAACTTTTGATGAAATTTTATCTTCAAGCATAAAATCTTCTGTAAGCGGTAGCTCCTCCGATTCTGCTTTGTATTTATCTAGATAAGGTTCTTCCATCGCTTGCCCGTTAACATATAGCACATCGTCGCGATATTCAATTTCATCACCCGGAAGGCCAATAATCCGCTTAATATAATCTTTTTGTTCAGGTGCATGAAACACGATAATATCGAATCGATCAGGCTTCCCGATTGTATAACCAATTTTATTAACAATCATTTTATCTCCATCCGCTAAAGTCGGCATCATGGATACGCCATCTACTACGATTGGCGTAAATAAAAATACTCGAATAATTGCCGCTAAACCGAATGCAATTAAAAGTGCTTTTATCCATTCCCAAGTTTCATTTTTCTTCTTTTTATCGTTCATATCAAAGCCTCCCGTGTCTACAATTTATACTATACATTTTATTCTTACTAGAGGCAAAAAGAAAGGAGGCCAAATACTGGGCCTCCTGAGTCTGTTTGTTATTAGCGAATCTCTTTGATACGTGCAGCTCTTCCACGTAGACTGCGTAGGTAGTACAGTTTTGCACGGCGTACTTTACCGCGACGAACAACGTCAATTTTTTCGATTTTTGGCGTATGTACAGGGAATGTACGCTCAACGCCTACTCCGTTAGAAATTTTACGAACTGTGAAAGTTTCACTAATTCCTCCACCACGGCGTTTAATAACAACACCTTCGTAAATTTGGATACGCTCACGCGTTCCTTCTACGATTCTTACGTGCAAACGAACTGTGTCTCCCGCACGGAATTTCGGTAAATCTGTACGAAGCTGATCTTTTGTAACTTCTGCAATAATGTTTTGCATTTTATTCTCTCCTTCTCCACAGATGCTCTTGCACCCTTACATCGCAGCGGAACATCAGTAAAATATGTACTTCACATAGAAGCACATAGTAGATATTAACATGAATCGCTGCCTTGTGCAATAGAATCTAATTATTTTTTCAATATCTGAGTCAATTAAAAACTTAAGGGTACTCCACTTAAATTAGAGTTCGGTATCTTTACTTTCTAATTCAGCTAAAAGTTTTTTTTGATGCTCGGTTAATGGGGCTTCTTTCAACAAGTCTTTTCGTCTTTTATAGGTACGAATTAAAGCTTGTTCTTCTCGCCATTGTTCAATTTTTGCATGGTTTCCAGAAAGCAAAACTTCCGGAACTTCTAGACCTTTAAAATTCGCGGGGCGAGTATATTGAGGATGTTCTAATAAACCAGTTGAAAAAGAATCTAGTACAGAGGACTCTGTATTGCCGAGTACATTCGGTAAAAGCCTGACAACACTATCAACAATGGCCATCGCTGCAATTTCTCCACCTGTTAAAACGAAGTCTCCAAGGGAGATTTCATCCGTCACAAGCTCTTCCCGAATTCGCTCGTCATACCCCTCGTAATGTCCACAAACAAATATTAAATGCTCTTCTTTTGCCAATTCCTCCGCTTTTCTTTGAGAAAAACGTTCTCCTTGCGGACATAATAAAATAACGCGTGGTTTGGCTGTTACTTCCTCCGTAACAGCTTCTACCGCTGCAAATAACGGTTCAGGTTTCAATACCATTCCTGCCCCGCCGCCGTACGGATAATCATCCACTTTACGATGTTTATTCTCTGAGTAGTCCCTGAAATCTGTAACACCAAACTCGACCGCTTCTTTTTCTTGCGCTTTTTTCATGATCGAGGAATGTAAAACTCCTTCAAACATTTCCGGAAACAAACTAAGAATATCTATTTTCATCATGATAACAATCCTTCAAGGGGATCAATCACAATTTTTTTATTGTCGATATCGACCTCTTTGACAACGTCCTCAATGTATGGAATATAATGTGTCTTTCCAGTTTCAGGCTTCACACTCCAAACATCATTAGCCCCCGTAGAAATGATCTCGGTAACTTTTCCAATTTCTCTACCTTCAAGATCAACTACATTGCAACCGATGATTTCATGATAATAAAATTCATGCTCATCTAACTCCCCAAGATGCTCTTCTGACACTTTTAAGATACCATCGCGGTACTTTTCTACATCGTTGATATTTGAATGGTTTTCAAACGTTAGTAAATCGAAATTTTTATGTTTTCGATGTGTTGCTACAGTTAAGTGGATAGGTTGTTTACTTTTAGGTAAGAAAAGCCCTAATTTACTTCCAATTGCATATCGCTCTTCAGGAAAATCTGTACGGGACATTACACGGACCTCTCCGCGAACACCATGCGTGTTGACAATCTTTCCTACGTTATACCAGTTCATCATTTACACCTTCCTTATATCAATTACGCCTCGGCGTAATTGCGTCGGGATTTTGAATTGAGGCCAACACGATGTTGGTCATGCAACCGTTGCCGCAGGACGCGGCGCTCTTAGGTTGCCTTCCTTAACTCCTTTCAAAATCCCTGACATCCGCCGGAGGCTTAACTTGAATCAGCAGGGAGTTCAAACTCCCTGCTGATTCAAGTTAAACTGTTAAATAAATTTTAAAAAGGAAGGAACCTTAAGCTCCTTCCTTTTCAATATCAATCTATAATATCGACAAAAACTCTTTTTCCGTGGTGACTGCCTGCTGCTGAATAAACAATCGTGCGGATTGCTTTCGCAACGCGTCCTTGCTTTCCGATTACTTTACCCATATCTTCGGCATTAACGGAAAGTTTATACGTAACTCTGCTTTCCCGTTCATCCATCGTTATCTGAACGTCGTCAGGATAATCGACTAATGGTTTAACAATCGTTTCAATCAGCTGCTTCATGTCTACCCCTCCTGATTATTTACCATGTTTAGCATTATGGAATTTTTCCATGATGCCTTGGTCAGAAAACAGGTTGCGCACTGTGTCAGATGGTTGTGCACCGTTCTGTAGCCACTTTAGCGCTAGCTCTTCATCGATTTTTAACTCTACCGGGCTTGTAAGTGGATTGTACGTTCCAACTGTCTCGATTTGACGACCGTCACGTGGTGAACGTGAATCTGCTACTACAATACGATAGAAAGGAGTTTTCTTAGCTCCCATACGTTTTAAACGAATTTTAACTGCCATTTTTTATTGCACCTCCGAATAGTTTCACACAAGAACTTATATTAACAAGCTTTTTTGTGTTTGTAAAGTGTTTTCTCTTAACACCTTAAAATTATTTTCAAATCATCGTTTCTCACCTAAAAAAAGAGTCGAGACCAGGCATTTTCATACGTTTATTTCCTTTTTGTTGCATATTTGTCATCTGTTTAACCATTTTCTTCATATCGTTAAACTGTTTTAACAAACGGTTTACTTCTTGAATAGATGTACCCGATCCTTTTGCAATACGTCTACGTCTGTTTGCATTAATAATTTCGGGTGTAGTACGTTCCGCAGGCGTCATCGATTGGATAACTGCCTCAACGCGTCCCATCTGCTTCTCATCTACTTGAGCA
This window of the Sporosarcina pasteurii genome carries:
- the rimM gene encoding ribosome maturation factor RimM (Essential for efficient processing of 16S rRNA); this translates as MNWYNVGKIVNTHGVRGEVRVMSRTDFPEERYAIGSKLGLFLPKSKQPIHLTVATHRKHKNFDLLTFENHSNINDVEKYRDGILKVSEEHLGELDEHEFYYHEIIGCNVVDLEGREIGKVTEIISTGANDVWSVKPETGKTHYIPYIEDVVKEVDIDNKKIVIDPLEGLLS
- the rpsP gene encoding 30S ribosomal protein S16, whose product is MAVKIRLKRMGAKKTPFYRIVVADSRSPRDGRQIETVGTYNPLTSPVELKIDEELALKWLQNGAQPSDTVRNLFSDQGIMEKFHNAKHGK
- the rplS gene encoding 50S ribosomal protein L19, which produces MQNIIAEVTKDQLRTDLPKFRAGDTVRLHVRIVEGTRERIQIYEGVVIKRRGGGISETFTVRKISNGVGVERTFPVHTPKIEKIDVVRRGKVRRAKLYYLRSLRGRAARIKEIR
- the sucC gene encoding ADP-forming succinate--CoA ligase subunit beta, which codes for MNIHEYQGKQLLRNYGVAVSNGIVAFSPEEAVKAAKQLATDVFVVKAQIHAGGRGKAGGVKIAKNLDEVRAYAKELLGKILVTEQTGPEGKEVKRLLIEEGSNIEKEYYIGLVLDSATDRVVLMGSEEGGVDIEAVAEETPEKIFKEIIDPVVGLTGFQARRMAFNMNIPKHLVNKAVKFMSGLYNVFIDKDASTVEINPLVVTAEDDILALDAKFNFDESALYRHKDIVELRDFDEEDPKEIEASKYDLSYIALDGNIGCMVNGAGLAMATMDTINYYGGSPANFLDVGGGATAEKVTEAFKIILSDEAVKGIFVNIFGGIMKCDVIAEGVITAAKEVGLQVPLVVRLEGTNVDKGKELLNESGLNIIAAGSMADGAQKIVELVG
- a CDS encoding KH domain-containing protein, yielding MKQLIETIVKPLVDYPDDVQITMDERESRVTYKLSVNAEDMGKVIGKQGRVAKAIRTIVYSAAGSHHGKRVFVDIID
- a CDS encoding ribonuclease HII; protein product: MQTVKDIEALLKEIEEPTAWLKELENDERVGVKKALNRWYVNYQKRLKVLASYEQKKAFDASYKPFKQAYVAGVDEAGRGPLAGPVVTAAVILPEDSEALIGLDDSKAISKAKREQLAETIKEIAIAYSIHIQPATVIDELNIYSATKLSMEKAVETLSVSPDFVIVDAMQLTGHYRTESVIKADAQSLAVAAASILAKTTRDTYMDDIHTEFPMYQFAKNAGYGTAEHVEALKKHGPCIHHRKSFEPVKSLSKV
- the dprA gene encoding DNA-processing protein DprA yields the protein MNLSEVEKRLLALHYVFPVPANRFTRLYEVDPELMQYLTFPTEKLAFILNVTPKKASKINASVVVNSALPFEELYDSYGIIPIPFTNPLYPKSLLTMFDPPAVLYVQGDAQLLAEKMKVSIIGSRKATFYSEKSLTFIVPPLVKNNVIIVSGLASGADTFAHQSAIKYGGKTIAVLGHGLFHIYPKENSALKDEIGKNHLLVTEYPPYVRPERWTFPMRNRIISGLANAIIVTEAAKKSGTMSTVEHALEHGKDVYAVPGPITSRLSEGPNNMISEGAEPLSNGYQVIEALR
- the sucD gene encoding succinate--CoA ligase subunit alpha yields the protein MSIYINKDTKVLVQGITGSTALFHTKEMLDYGTKIVAGVTPGRGGETAEGVPVFNTVEEAVKETGANVSVIYVPAPFAADAIMEAVDAELDMAICITEHIPILDMVKVKRYMEGKKTRLVGPNCPGVITADECKIGIMPGYIHTKGHIGVVSRSGTLTYEAVHQLSQAGIGQTTAVGIGGDPVNGTNFIDVLKEFNEDPETYAVVMIGEIGGTAEEEAAAWIKENMTKPVVGFIGGQTAPEGKRMGHAGAIISGGKGTAADKIKALNAAGVETADTPSVIGETLIKVIKEKGLYEKCKTH
- the ylqF gene encoding ribosome biogenesis GTPase YlqF, yielding MTIQWFPGHMAKARREVTEKLKLVDIVFELIDARLPLSSRNPMIDEVIHQKPRLLILNKADLADNAETTKWIQYFKEQGMDAVAINSFQGQGLQKVTKTAKEILAPKIERMQSRGIRPGAIRAMIVGIPNVGKSTLINRLAKRNIAKTGNTPGVTRAQQWIKYGKELELLDTPGILWPKFEDPVAGYKLALTGAIKDTLLNMDDLALFALRFLEGHYPERLKEKYGLTEIGESPDEIIAVFDHIGQLRNVITTGGEIDYDKVSELIVQDVRNEQLGKLTFDLTEELH
- the lepB gene encoding signal peptidase I — encoded protein: MNDKKKKNETWEWIKALLIAFGLAAIIRVFLFTPIVVDGVSMMPTLADGDKMIVNKIGYTIGKPDRFDIIVFHAPEQKDYIKRIIGLPGDEIEYRDDVLYVNGQAMEEPYLDKYKAESEELPLTEDFMLEDKISSKVVPEGHVFVLGDNRRKSKDSRHIGVVPIDEIIGKTKFVFWPMKDFGFVD
- the trmD gene encoding tRNA (guanosine(37)-N1)-methyltransferase TrmD; amino-acid sequence: MKIDILSLFPEMFEGVLHSSIMKKAQEKEAVEFGVTDFRDYSENKHRKVDDYPYGGGAGMVLKPEPLFAAVEAVTEEVTAKPRVILLCPQGERFSQRKAEELAKEEHLIFVCGHYEGYDERIREELVTDEISLGDFVLTGGEIAAMAIVDSVVRLLPNVLGNTESSVLDSFSTGLLEHPQYTRPANFKGLEVPEVLLSGNHAKIEQWREEQALIRTYKRRKDLLKEAPLTEHQKKLLAELESKDTEL
- a CDS encoding EscU/YscU/HrcU family type III secretion system export apparatus switch protein, yielding MTNNRFERKEAIALSYDSSESDAPKVVAKGKGKIAENILAKALEHDVPIQEDASLVELLGQLNIEESIPEELYQAVSEVFAYVYQIEREHELENAKRL